A single window of Aspergillus puulaauensis MK2 DNA, chromosome 5, nearly complete sequence DNA harbors:
- a CDS encoding ATP-binding mismatch repair protein PMS1 (BUSCO:EOG0926213Z;~COG:L;~EggNog:ENOG410PFR6;~InterPro:IPR014790,IPR002099,IPR042121,IPR042120, IPR014762,IPR036890,IPR038973,IPR013507,IPR037198, IPR020568,IPR014721;~PFAM:PF08676,PF01119,PF13589,PF02518;~go_component: GO:0032300 - mismatch repair complex [Evidence IEA];~go_function: GO:0005524 - ATP binding [Evidence IEA];~go_function: GO:0016887 - ATPase activity [Evidence IEA];~go_function: GO:0030983 - mismatched DNA binding [Evidence IEA];~go_process: GO:0006298 - mismatch repair [Evidence IEA]) translates to MATIKAIEARSVHQIQSGQVIVDLNSVIKELVENSLDAGATSIEIRFKNNGLDLIEVQDNGSGISPENYDNVALKHYTSKLSSFDDLLRLQTFGFRGEALSSLCALSDFRITTAQADQAPRATRLEFEQSGKLKKTQIVAGQRGTTASVEGLFKKLPVRRRELEKNIKREYGKVLNLLHAYACVSTSVRFSVKNTLAKKNAVVFTTNGNQTTKENIANVYGAKTLLALIPLDLELEFEPSGPGRRTAGEDTNRIQVRGHVSRPVFGEGRQTPDRQMFFVNSRPCALPQIAKAFNEVYKSFNVAQSPFVFADFHMDTNAYDVNVSPDKRTVLLHDAGALIESLKQSLQKLFDSTDQTVPQSQVLGKLPVARQRSYPETPTVSAAKADFGSQQSVDAENQSEGEQQKSPMNPQDRMKSLLGNIKARGTQPDEPSPTRTPSKQQSPVVPYPTRTRNAPAQEETHDHTAEEESSDDDLFVGEKTPHGNTQTQHDDEPSTQSSQPQGPTQDDFQTPDAIQNAFDRMRPRRVPAEMATITIGDRTVTSMVGSGVPRKRSTTGDSTTRPARKRRIHTPSRPSIFGRMQDFAAPGSQMDVSQDSEGEDDEEDEDIEDEDQDEYQDEGDEGVEEEAAEVEEVESEVDEELEDAESFAPSDQDNASEAGERDTKKAQEQPSDEGIDGDMNDEEKKKHEEAEVQRLIQAAENAAQANSHTRANKLHKGVSHRDSTVNLSTTINGSISRIQSQAEHLNNPTEQGIPSSQNEAEDTGLSQVAAEERLSLTVTKDDFARMRILGQFNLGFILATRSTESKDELFIIDQHASDEKINFERLQSSTVVQNQRLVHPKRLDLTAVEEEIVIENQIALEKNGFVIDVDDSGDEPIGRRCSLLSLPLSKEVVFDTRDLEELIVLLSERTSTSNTKTGTDIDIPRPSKVRKMFAMRACRSSIMIGKTLTHKQMERVVRNMGTIDKPWNCPHGRPTMRHLFSLRHWEEWNEYEHAPAYGHDGSSDEDENGSLSRLDIWKEYLQGLAAESG, encoded by the exons ATGGCGaccatcaaggccatcgaGGCCCGCTCG GTTCATCAAATCCAGTCCGGCCAGGTCATTGTCGACCTTAACTCGGTGATTAAGGAGCTCGTCGAGAACAGCCTCGACGCCGGTGCCACATCGATCG AGATCCGATTCAAAAACAATGGCCTCGACTTAATCGAAGTCCAAGACAATGGCAGCGGAATCTCCCCGGAGAACTACGATAACGTGG CCCTTAAACATTACACGTCCAAGCTTTCCTCCTTCGatgacctcctccgcctccaaacTTTTGGCTTCCGCGGGGAAGCTTTATCGTCACTATGCGCCCTGTCCGATTTCCGCATCACAACCGCCCAAGCCGACCAAGCGCCGCGCGCAACCCGTCTCGAATTCGAGCAATCGGGAAAGCTGAAAAAGACACAGATAGTCGCGGGACAGAGGGGCACAACAGCGTCAGTGGAGGGGTTATTCAAGAAACTGCCCGTTCGACGGCGGGAGTTGGAAAAGAACATTAAACGCGAGTATGGAAAAGTGTTGAACCTGCTACATGCATACGCTTGCGTTAGCACAAGCGTGCGCTTTAGCGTCAAGAATACTCTAGCCAAGAAAAACGCGGTGGTCTTCACGACGAACGGGAACCAGACGACAAAGGAGAATATCGCTAATGTCTACGGCGCAAAGACACTTCTTGCATTGATACCGCTGGATCTCGAGCTGGAGTTTGAACCGTCAGGGCCTGGAAGACGAACTGCTGGAGAAGACACGAATAGGATTCAGGTCCGTGGGCATGTCTCGCGACCTGTTTTCGGCGAGGGACGCCAAACGCCTGATCGGCAGATGTTCTTCGTCAACTCGCGGCCGTGTGCGCTGCCGCAGATCGCCAAGGCGTTCAATGAGGTATATAAATCTTTCAATGTGGCGCAATCGCCGTTTGTATTTGCGGACTTCCACATGGATACGAATGCCTACGATGTGAACGTGTCTCCGGACAAGCGGACGGTTTTGCTGCATGATGCGGGGGCACTTATCGAGTCACTTAAGCAGTCGCTTCAGAAGCTGTTTGACTCGACGGACCAAACCGTGCCTCAATCGCAGGTTCTTGGGAAGTTGCCGGTTGCTAGACAGCGTTCATACCCGGAAACACCAACGGTTTCGGCTGCGAAAGCTGATTTCGGGAGCCAGCAATCGGTAGATGCTGAGAATCAAAGTGAGGGAGAACAGCAGAAGAGCCCAATGAATCCGCAGGACAGGATGAAGAGCCTCCTTGGGAATATCAAAGCGCGTGGTACTCAGCCAGATGAACCGTCTCCTACGCGGACGCCTAGCAAACAGCAGTCTCCCGTTGTTCCATATCCTACCCGGACGCGCAACGCACCAGCCCAGGAAGAGACCCATGATCACActgccgaggaggaatcCTCCGATGACGATCTCTTCGTTGGCGAGAAAACGCCCCACGGAAACACACAGACTCAACACGATGATGAGCCTAGCACGCAGTCGAGCCAACCGCAAGGTCCCACACAGGATGATTTCCAGACCCCAGACGCTATACAGAATGCATTTGACCGAATGAGACCAAGACGTGTACCGGCCGAGATGGCAACCATCACTATTGGCGATAGGACAGTAACATCAATGGTAGGGAGCGGCGTGCCTAGGAAGAGGAGCACGACTGGTGACTCGACCACTCGCCCAGCTCGAAAAAGACGAATCCATACACCGTCTCGCCCGAGTATTTTTGGTCGTATGCAGGATTTTGCGGCGCCGGGGTCTCAAATGGATGTGTCTCAAGAcagtgaaggagaagacgacgaggaggatgaggatattgaggatgaagaccaAGACGAATACCAAGACGAAGGCGATGAGGGtgtagaagaggaagcagcagaagtgGAGGAAGTGGAAAGCGAAGTTGACGAAGAGCTGGAAGATGCCGAATCCTTCGCCCCGTCTGATCAGGATAATGCGAGCGAAGCTGGTGAAAGGGACACCAAAAAGGCGCAAGAACAGCCTTCAGATGAGGGCATAGATGGGGACATGaacgatgaagagaagaagaaacacgaagaagccgaagtcCAACGGCTTATCCAGGCAGCAGAGAATGCCGCACAAGCAAACAGCCATACCCGGGCAAATAAACTGCACAAAGGCGTCAGTCATCGAGATTCCACCGTAAACCTCTCGACTACTATCAACGGGTCAATATCCAGAATCCAGTCTCAAGCAGAgcatctcaacaaccctaCTGAACAGGGtattccatcttctcaaaaCGAAGCCGAGGACACAGGGCTATCCCAGGTAGCAGCTGAAGAGCGTTTATCCCTAACAGTCACAAAAGACGACTTTGCACGCATGCGCATCCTCGGCCAATTCAACCTAGGCTTCATCCTCGCAACCCGCTCCACAGAATCCAAAGACGAACTCTTCATAATCGACCAGCACGCCTCCGACGAAAAGATCAACTTCGAGCGCCTCCAATCCTCAACAGTCGTCCAAAACCAACGCCTCGTCCACCCCAAACGCCTCGACCTCACAGCcgtcgaggaggaaatcgTCATAGAGAACCAAATCGCCCTAGAGAAAAACGGCTTCGTCATTGATGTCGACGATAGCGGCGACGAACCTATTGGTCGGAGATGTAGTCTCCTCTCGTTACCGCTAAGCAAGGAAGTCGTCTTTGATACGCGGGATCTAGAAGAACTGatcgtcctcctctccgaAAGAACATCAACGTCAAATACAAAAACGGGTACTGACATCGACATCCCCCGCCCCAGTAAAGTCCGCAAGATGTTCGCCATGCGCGCATGCCGCTCGAGTATCATGATCGGCAAGACGTTAACGCACAAGCAGATGGAGCGCGTGGTGCGGAATATGGGCACCATCGATAAACCGTGGAACTGCCCGCATGGTCGGCCGACGATGCGTCATCTTTTCAGTTTGCGGCATTGGGAGGAGTGGAATGAATATGAACATGCGCCTGCATATGGACATGATGGGAGTagtgatgaagatgaaaatGGGTCATTAAGCAGGTTGGATATCTGGAAGGAGTATCTGCAAGGGTTGGCAGCTGAGTCGGGCTAG
- the csmB gene encoding putative chitin synthase (CAZy:GT2_Chitin_synth;~COG:M;~EggNog:ENOG410PGZG;~InterPro:IPR029044,IPR014876,IPR004835,IPR001609, IPR027417,IPR001199,IPR036400;~PFAM:PF00173,PF13641,PF03142,PF08766,PF13632;~TransMembrane:6 (o705-725i741-761o1005-1024i1402-1423o1429-1450i1457-1480o);~go_component: GO:0016459 - myosin complex [Evidence IEA];~go_function: GO:0003774 - motor activity [Evidence IEA];~go_function: GO:0004100 - chitin synthase activity [Evidence IEA];~go_function: GO:0005524 - ATP binding [Evidence IEA];~go_function: GO:0016758 - transferase activity, transferring hexosyl groups [Evidence IEA]), whose translation MSNRFSVYSTQSAGLPGGRPQGNQVSTTSLLNALHAHYTSGLAYQLDAGSSLVVNNWLTASQVSPDGHTGGALDYELAVRAWEHARRRAEDGCIVLGSTHQSTPSVFEPFLATLPVSTPGVTFTALSALKPFLHAVTSFNPSYSLYSALSANFAFTLKGDLVSLKLALSTSGINVQKGLLDIPTEPGYRAFDVFYYLLTSSSTQAEREFLGLKEPSAYVLLNKSGTYDPPSYIPTADDAAAAEDFRAALKAIGIKGASLRNLISILAGLLKLGNAAGFLVDQDELEETCEEVGDLLGIDPETLLHKCATDERELLVTGIYEALVDWVIGKANGAIASELQENRADGSDGQWNDDDTVSIAVVDLPRPAFGKAVALRNVFDDNLGINAEMKEDGVPAPPIGQAISNEMAAAVEQFGPDLGLSIDPAKEYELDKRQGVLEKVAIDLDTDSFLYQLLAPDESQGIFVGNKGRFDFANTLGSSRVWHHISVHPSDDLPEAMNPSAPTATWSAAVVSRQIREWRLAEWANRRLKQFDFTADFDVDEFVNRYARLGCADGRDGVESWLMERGWTNGDAFVGHQRIWMRESAWWEAETMIDLKPDEPPSTHSYNFGSGMLDPNYAGTPMAESASLLGGSRDNLLQRQSAMAPSVMGKSIAPSLPPTLNMTGDYGLGGKGDDKKWDNVYYDGDAELGDRKHLERDEITFGRRAWTMFVMALTFWIPSFALRYIGRMKRPDVRQAWREKLILVLLILLFNGIVCFYIIAFGDLLCPDKDKAWNEKELSWHAGDNDFFVGIHGKVYDITKFAKLTHGDTKPEATPSLMEPLAGLILDAYFPPPLTRMCGDFVDDLSISLRNNDTTATQDQPLALHKTGPRDQPDPNTKLHDISWYEKVFLPKIKGYHKGSLVWTRDKVKKEAQGSSQRQWVIAHKKIYDLTDYFYTLDQQNDNSDYNFLPSAITDLVKNNPGEDVSDKWPLTSEPFSSAQNCMDYVFYKGDLDFREEARCTVNNWILLSFTVLICAVVLVKFLAALQLGSKRRPAPQDKFVICMVPAYTEGEDSLRKGLDSLTALQYDNKRKLIFVICDGMIVGGGNDRPTPKIILDILGVDPKIDPPALPVKCVGQGSEQLNYGKVYSGLYEYEGNVVPYVVVVKVGKESEQTKSKPGNRGKRDSQVLLLNFLNRVHHRAPMSPLELEVFHQINNVIGVDPELYEYCLMVDADTSVREDSLNRLVAACANDARIAGICGETSLQNEERSWWTMIQVYEYYISHHLAKAFESLFGSVTCLPGCFCMYRLRTADKGRPLIVSDKLLEEYSDINVDTLHKKNLLALGEDRYLTTLMTKHFPTMSYKFIPDAFASTAAPETWSVLLSQRRRWINSTVHNLVELAALKDLCGFCCFSMRFVVMVDLLGTIILPATCVYLVYLIYRVASHTGPFPLISIIMLAGIYGLQAIIFIVKRQWQHIGWMIIYLCAYPIYSFILPLYSFWKQDDFSWGNTRVVIEEKGSQRVIAVEDEEFDPRSIPLQRWDEYALANNLPGRRGDFAMGQEKGYFGPRYMDDAAMEMDDMHSQYSSVKPASTILTGFPGHGRNTYMPPQSPAPFGGNIPGNRNSHFSTFSRYTDQPLQGPNPQARNMSMGNLSQFDNSGMTNRNSVGMMQSTENLLGLQHRNSRSPVGGFNSRPASAFDFRGGAMNGPDEGLITEAIRSCLAEVDLDTVTKKQVRALVEQRLQTTLVGDKRAFLDRQIDNELANM comes from the exons ATGTCGAACCGCTTTTCCGTCTATTCCACGCAGTCGGCTGGCCTGCCTGGTGGCCGACCACAGGGAAATCAGGTCTCAACCACGTCCTTACTAAATGCCCTCCATGCACATTACACCTCAGGGCTAGCCTACCAACTGGATGCAGGGTCGAGCCTCGTTGTCAACAACTGGCTTACTGCCAGCCAGGTCAGCCCTGACGGTCACACTGGAGGCGCACTAGACTACGAGTTGGCAGTAAGAGCATGGGAACATGCTCGGCGACGAGCAGAGGATGGTTGCATTGTTCTAGG CTCGACTCACCAATCGACTCCATCTGTCTTTGAGCCTTTCCTAGCAACGCTTCCGGTCTCGACTCCTGGCGTTACTTTCACGGCCCTTTCCGCTCTGAAACCATTTTTACATGCCGTAACATCGTTCAACCCCTCCTATTCTCTCTACTCTGCACTCTCCGCCAATTTCGCATTCACTCTCAAGGGTGACCTTGTATCCCTCAAATTGGCTCTATCAACTTCGGGCATCAATGTTCAAAAGGGCTTGCTTGATATTCCCACGGAACCCGGGTATCGTGCGTTTGATGTATTCTACTATCTGTTgacatcatcatcgacgCAGGCAGAGCGGGAGTTCTTGGGTCTAAAAGAACCTTCTGCATATGTCCTACTGAACAAGTCGGGGACCTATGATCCACCTTCATATATTCCCACTGCTGatgatgccgccgccgcagaagacTTTAGGGCTGCTCTGAAAGCAATTGGGATCAAGGGCGCTTCTTTACGGAATCTtatctccattctcgccGGTCTTCTTAAGCTTGGCAATGCAGCTGGATTCCTAGTGGATCAGGACGAACTCGAGGAGACTTGTGAGGAGGTTGGGGACTTGCTTGGCATAGATCCCGAGACTCTCCTACATAAATGTGCTACCGACGAGCGGGAGCTTCTCGTTACTGGGATTTATGAGGCTTTGGTCGACTGGGTCATAGGCAAGGCCAACGGGGCCATTGCCAGCGAGCTCCAGGAGAACCGCGCTGACGGATCCGATGGGCAGTGGAATGATGACGACACCGTGAGCATTGCCGTTGTTGACCTGCCCCGGCCAGCCTTTGGAAAAGCAGTGGCGCTTCGGAACGTGTTCGATGACAACCTTGGGATCAATGCGGAGATGAAAGAAGATGGTGTGCCGGCGCCCCCTATCGGACAGGCCATTTCAAACGAAATGGCGGCGGCAGTGGAGCAGTTTGGGCCAGATCTCGGGCTCAGCATAGACCCTGCGAAAGAGTACGAACTCGATAAGAGACAGGGTGTTTTGGAAAAAGTGGCAATCGATCTCGATACAGATTCGTTTCTGTACCAACTCTTGGCTCCAGACGAGAGTCAGGGTATTTTTGTAGGAAATAAGGGCCGGTTTGATTTTGCCAATACTCTCGGTAGCAGCAGAGTATGGCATCACATATCCGTCCATCCCAGCGATGATCTTCCCGAGGCGATGAATCCGTCCGCGCCGACAGCCACCTGGTCAGCAGCTGTGGTCTCTCGGCAAATTCGTGAATGGCGACTTGCAGAATGGGCCAATCGCCGTTTAAAACAATTCGATTTCACCGCTGACTTTGACGTGGATGAGTTTGTCAACCGCTATGCTCGACTAGGCTGCGCTGATGGCAGAGATGGCGTGGAAAGTTGGCTAATGGAGAGAGGATGGACGAATGGTGATGCCTTCGTCGGTCACCAGCGGATCTGGATGCGGGAAAGTGCCTGGTGGGAAGCCGAGACGATGATTGATCTCAAACCAGATGAGCCACCGTCGACGCATTCCTACAACTTCGGTAGCGGCATGCTGGATCCGAATTACGCAGGCACACCAATGGCCGAATCAGCCAGCCTACTCGGTGGCAGCCGCGATAACCTCCTACAGAGACAGAGTGCAATGGCACCCAGCGTTATGGGCAAGTCTATCGCGCCTAGTCTCCCTCCAACTCTGAATATGACTGGTGATTATGGCCTGGGGGGCAAGGGCGATGATAAGAAGTGGGACAACGTGTATTACGATGGCGATGCAGAGCTTGGGGACCGGAAACACCTCGAAAGGGACGAGATCACCTTTGGCCGTCGCGCTTGGACTATGTTCGTAATGGCCCTTACGTTCTGGATACCGTCATTCGCCCTACGCTACATCGGACGAATGAAGCGTCCGGATGTGCGGCAGGCCTGGCGAGAAAAACTGATCTTGGTCCTTTTGATCCTTCTCTTCAACGGCATTGTTTGTTTCTACATCATCGCGTTTGGTGACCTCCTTTGCCCGGATAAGGACAAGGCCTGGAATGAAAAGGAGCTTAGTTGGCATGCTGGAGATAATGACTTTTTCGTCGGCATTCACGGTAAAGTTTATGATATTACCAAGTTCGCAAAGCTCACCCATGGCGATACAAAGCCTGAAGCAACTCCTTCGCTTATGGAGCCATTAGCGGGTTTGATTTTGGATGCTTACTTCCCGCCTCCACTCACCCGGATGTGTGGTGACTTTGTGGATGATCTATCAATCAGCTTGCGAAACAATGATACTACTGCCACCCAGGACCAACCCCTCGCCTTGCATAAAACTGGACCGCGTGACCAGCCTGATCCGAATACTAAACTACACGATATCAGTTGGTACGAAAAAGTCTTCTTGCCCAAAATCAAGGGGTATCACAAAGGATCACTTGTCTGGACGCGAGATAAGGTTAAAAAGGAAGCACAGGGCAGCAGCCAACGGCAATGGGTCATTGCGCACAAAAAGATATATGACCTGACGGACTATTTCTATACACTTGACCAACAGAATGACAACAGTGACTACAACTTCCTCCCCAGCGCAATCACAGATCTGGTTAAAAATAACCCTGGTGAGGACGTCTCAGATAAGTGGCCGCTGACGTCGGAGCCCTTCAGCTCAGCTCAAAACTGTATGGATTACGTGTTCTACAAAGGAGACCTTGATTTCCGTGAGGAAGCGAGGTGTACGGTCAACAATTGGATTCTCCTGTCATTCACCGTCTTGATTTGTGCCGTTGTTTTGGTCAAGTTCCTTGCAGCTCTCCAACTTGGCTCTAAGCGTCGCCCAGCTCCCCAGGACAAATTTGTCATTTGCATGGTCCCTGCCTATACCGAAGGCGAGGACTCGCTCCGCAAAGGCCTCGACTCTCTTACTGCTCTTCAGTATGACAACAAGCGCAAACTGATCTTTGTGATTTGTGACGGTATGATTGTTGGTGGAGGTAATGACCGGCCAACACCCAAGATCATCCTAGATATTCTTGGCGTGGACCCCAAGATCGACCCTCCGGCATTACCCGTCAAGTGCGTTGGTCAGGGAAGCGAGCAGCTGAACTACGGCAAGGTGTACTCCGGTCTATATGAGTATGAAGGAAACGTGGTACCCTACGTGGTCGTTGTCAAAGTTGGCAAAGAATCCGAGCAGACCAAGTCAAAGCCCGGTAATAGGGGTAAGCGAGACTCTCAggttcttcttctcaacttcctcaaccgcgTACACCACCGTGCACCGATGTCCCCTCTTGAGCTTGAGGTTTTCCACCAGATCAACAATGTCATCGGTGTCGATCCGGAGCTCTACGAATATTGTTTGATGGTGGATGCCGATACGAGTGTACGAGAAGATTCGCTCAATCGCCTGGTAGCCGCATGTGCAAACGACGCTCGCATTGCTGGTATTTGTGGTGAGACGAGTCTTCAAAACGAGGAAAGAAGTTGGTGGACGATGATTCAGGTCTatgaatattatatttcCCATCATCTAGCAAAGGCCTTCGAGTCCTTGTTCGGCAGTGTTACGTGTCTTCCGGGATG TTTCTGTATGTATCGTCTCCGCACAGCCGACAAGGGCCGACCCCTGATTGTATCGGATAAGCTTCTTGAAGAATACTCGGACATCAATGTTGATACTCTTCACAAGAAGAACCTGTTGGCCCTTGGTGAAGATCGATACCTCACTACTTTAATGACCAAGCACTTTCCCACCATGTCGTACAAGTTCATACCCGATGCCTTCGCTAGCACGGCGGCACCTGAGACATGGTCGGTTCTTCTGTCGCAGCGACGTCGTTGGATCAACTCCACCGTCCACAACCTGGTTGAATTGGCGGCTTTGAAGGATCTTTGTGGGTTCTGTTGTTTCAGTATGCGTTTCGTCGTGATGGTCGATCTCCTGGGAACTATTATCCTACCCGCGACCTGTGTCTATCTCGTATATTTGATCTACCGGGTTGCGAGCCACACTGGACCTTTCCCGCTTATTTCCATTATTATGCTGGCTGGTATCTACGGTCTTCAGGCGATCATCTTCATTGTTAAGCGCCAGTGGCAGCACATTGGATGGATGATCATCTATCTCTGTGCTTACCCTATCTACAGTTTTATTCTTCCCTTGTACTCCTTCTGGAAGCAGGACGACTTCAGTTGGGGTAACACTCGCGTTGTTATTGAGGAGAAGGGTTCGCAGCGTGTTATTGCcgtggaagacgaggaattcGACCCGCGCAGCATCCCACTTCAGCGCTGGGATGAGTATGCTCTGGCCAACAACCTGCCCGGGCGTCGGGGCGACTTCGCCATGGGTCAGGAGAAGGGTTATTTTGGTCCTCGCTACATGGATGACGCCGCGATGGAAATGGACGACATGCATTCGCAGTATTCATCTGTCAAACCTGCGTCGACCATTCTCACAGGATTCCCCGGCCATGGCCGAAACACCTACATGCCACCACAGTCACCAGCACCCTTTGGCGGAAATATCCCAGGCAACAGAAACTCGCATTTCTCCACCTTCTCTCGGTACACCGACCAACCTCTGCAAGGTCCTAACCCGCAGGCGCGGAACATGTCCATGGGTAACCTCAGCCAGTTTGACAATAGCGGCATGACCAACCGAAACAGCGTCGGAATGATGCAAAGCACGGAAAACCTTCTTGGACTACAGCACCGAAACTCGCGCAGCCCAGTCGGTGGGTTCAACTCACGGCCTGCCAGTGCATTCGACTTCCGTGGAGGAGCCATGAACGGGCCTGACGAGGGTTTGATCACGGAGGCCATTCGAAGCTGTCTCGCAGAGGTCGACCTCGACACTGTCACTAAGAAGCAAG TTCGCGCCTTGGTTGAGCAACGACTCCAGACAACACTTGTCGGAGACAAGCGAGCATTCCTTGACCGCCAGATTGATAACGAGTTGGCGAACATGTGA
- a CDS encoding uncharacterized protein (COG:S;~EggNog:ENOG410PS1T;~InterPro:IPR009395;~PFAM:PF06320;~go_component: GO:0031083 - BLOC-1 complex [Evidence IEA]): MTLNQPSSPNSQNLQHPQEDPSDPQKPTREAVSAFTASLHSLGANYTSDLVDRAKNLHGNSEALRAQEEQLARTTADLHKQNNEWGKVADEARNGLKEIGDVQNWAEMIERDLLAVEEMLGVVEEEDFERERERERGVDIGESDGEMDIEGQAVNGSQNGNGGLNGNGKIGGEDGEDGKAMGKGNAKAKGPEKKGWFSWW, from the coding sequence ATGACACTCAACCAACCAAGCTCTCCCAACTCCCAGaacctccaacacccccaaGAAGACCCCTCCGACCCCCAAAAACCCACCCGCGAAGCCGTCTCCGCATTCACTGCCTCCCTCCACTCCCTCGGCGCAAACTACACATCAGATCTAGTCGACCGCGCAAAGAATTTACATGGGAACTCCGAGGCGCTGCGGGCGCAGGAAGAACAGCTCGCGCGGACGACGGCGGACCTGCATAAGCAGAATAATGAGTGGGGGAAGGTGGCGGATGAGGCGCGTAATGGGCTGAAGGAAATCGGCGATGTGCAGAACTGGGCGGAGATGATTGAGCGGGATTTgttggctgttgaggagATGCTGGGtgttgtggaggaggaggattttGAGAgggagcgggagcgggagcggGGTGTAGATATTGGTGAGAGTGATGGTGAGATGGATATTGAGGGGCAGGCAGTTAATGGAAGtcagaatgggaatgggggtttgaatgggaatgggaagattggtggggaggatggggaggatgggaaaGCGATGGGAAAGGGCAACGCGAAGGCCAAGGGGCCAGAGAAGAAAGGGTGGTTTTCTTGGTGGTAA